A genomic window from Methanovulcanius yangii includes:
- a CDS encoding RlmE family RNA methyltransferase, with translation MGSQWGADRFYKKAVSEGYRSRAAYKLRDIQNRFNIIRSDDNIIDLGAAPGSWMQVLRELTAGKIIGIDLNPIASIEGTQAITGDFTTDAVQQKITSMVHEVNVVVCDASPKLSGQKSYDQARAVALSEEALLFAIKVLKPGGNFVVKSFQGEMFNELLELARENFYSVRVYRSRAARRGSSEAYIIAKNFKGITNVA, from the coding sequence ATGGGTTCACAGTGGGGAGCAGACAGATTTTATAAAAAGGCGGTATCCGAGGGCTATCGTTCACGTGCAGCGTACAAACTCCGCGATATTCAGAACAGGTTCAATATCATCAGGAGCGATGATAATATCATCGACCTTGGCGCGGCACCCGGAAGCTGGATGCAGGTCCTTCGGGAACTGACGGCCGGCAAGATCATCGGCATTGATCTCAACCCCATCGCATCCATCGAGGGCACACAGGCAATCACCGGGGACTTTACCACTGATGCCGTCCAGCAGAAGATTACTTCGATGGTCCATGAAGTGAATGTGGTCGTCTGTGATGCCTCGCCAAAACTGTCCGGGCAGAAGAGCTATGATCAGGCCCGGGCAGTCGCCCTCTCCGAAGAAGCGCTCCTTTTCGCCATTAAAGTGCTCAAACCCGGTGGAAATTTCGTCGTGAAGTCATTCCAGGGTGAGATGTTCAATGAGCTTCTTGAACTCGCCCGGGAGAATTTTTACTCCGTGAGAGTATATCGCTCCCGCGCTGCACGCAGGGGGAGTTCGGAAGCGTACATCATTGCAAAGAATTTCAAGGGGATAACCAATGTTGCTTGA
- a CDS encoding M20/M25/M40 family metallo-hydrolase: MDTAQICSDLVRIRSENPPGDTTDAAEYIRELLASLGLPVEMVRGPDGHWNVLAGDRSQPLLFSGHLDVVPARENHWIHPPFSGYNDGEHIWGRGATDMKGGCAAMIAAAARHIDAGKECPVHFAFVCDEETGGRYGIRLLLRKKLLSPCDCLIAEPTPHLSPSIGQKGLLRLDLSFKGIPGHGSLYPYEGKSAVEEAARFVTWLRELNAREYPVDQELRVLIDNTTASLSAIFSLPDAGKVLRRISYNPGTIHGGTGVNVVAEECTLQLDLRLPWGISPETVTEEIRQQAQGAEIDVVSSCTANLTHTDSTIVRILSSEIKKEYGAPVRPIIQWAASDARFLRSAGFHVVDYGPGDVTTLHARDERVSTTQLTAASRIFEGVIGAYARL, from the coding sequence ATGGATACGGCACAAATCTGTTCCGACCTGGTGAGGATCCGGTCGGAAAACCCCCCCGGTGACACCACCGATGCAGCAGAATATATCCGGGAGCTTCTTGCTTCACTGGGCCTGCCGGTGGAGATGGTGAGGGGCCCCGATGGCCATTGGAATGTGCTCGCAGGGGACCGGTCTCAACCCCTTCTCTTTTCGGGACATCTTGATGTGGTTCCTGCGCGGGAGAACCACTGGATTCATCCGCCATTTTCCGGGTACAATGACGGGGAACATATCTGGGGACGCGGCGCCACCGACATGAAAGGCGGATGCGCTGCCATGATTGCCGCAGCCGCGAGGCATATCGACGCCGGAAAGGAATGCCCGGTCCACTTTGCCTTTGTATGCGACGAGGAGACAGGGGGCAGATATGGCATACGGCTGCTCCTGCGAAAGAAGCTCCTCTCCCCCTGTGACTGTCTGATTGCCGAGCCCACCCCCCATCTGAGCCCCTCCATCGGGCAGAAGGGCCTGCTTCGGCTGGATCTGTCATTCAAAGGGATTCCGGGTCACGGGTCGCTCTACCCGTATGAAGGGAAGAGTGCCGTGGAAGAGGCCGCCCGGTTTGTGACCTGGCTCAGGGAACTGAATGCTCGGGAATACCCCGTCGATCAGGAACTCCGTGTCCTCATTGACAACACCACCGCGTCCCTCTCCGCCATCTTCTCCCTCCCCGACGCGGGAAAGGTCCTCCGCAGAATCAGCTATAACCCCGGAACCATCCACGGCGGAACCGGCGTCAATGTCGTCGCAGAGGAGTGCACACTCCAGCTTGACCTGCGGCTGCCATGGGGCATCAGTCCGGAGACGGTGACGGAGGAGATCCGCCAACAGGCACAGGGTGCCGAAATAGATGTGGTATCGTCCTGCACCGCAAATTTGACGCATACGGATTCGACCATAGTGAGGATACTCTCCAGCGAGATCAAAAAGGAATACGGCGCACCTGTACGCCCAATCATCCAGTGGGCGGCAAGTGATGCACGGTTCCTCCGGAGTGCAGGGTTCCACGTTGTCGATTACGGGCCGGGGGACGTGACCACCCTGCACGCCCGTGATGAGAGGGTTTCAACAACCCAGCTCACCGCAGCATCAAGGATCTTTGAGGGAGTCATCGGTGCCTATGCACGATTGTAG
- the moaA gene encoding GTP 3',8-cyclase MoaA — MLLEDTYGRKITNLRISLTPRCNLRCFYCHSEGECNPDDEMSLEEIGQILKTARHFGMKSVKLTGGEPLMRTDLCEIVSLIPEEMESSLTTNGTLLARKADELKEAGLSRVNISLDTLSRERYKEITGRDLLPQVLAGIDAALEYGLTPVKLNVVILGDVNDDEIDDFVAFAKDRDHLILQFIELMEDFRNCPYHKDLRPMEEELSRTSKTIITRRMHHRKKYCLDGAEIEIVRPQHNTEFCAHCNRLRVTSDGKLKPCLLRNDNHVDIRGKNDEEMKELFKEAVLRREPFYS; from the coding sequence ATGTTGCTTGAAGACACCTACGGCCGCAAGATAACCAATCTCAGAATCAGCCTCACCCCACGGTGCAACCTCCGGTGCTTTTACTGCCATTCTGAGGGGGAATGCAACCCTGACGACGAGATGTCCCTGGAGGAGATCGGACAGATCCTGAAGACAGCCCGCCACTTCGGCATGAAGTCGGTAAAACTGACCGGCGGGGAGCCACTGATGAGAACGGACCTCTGCGAGATCGTCTCCCTCATCCCTGAAGAGATGGAGTCTTCCCTGACGACGAACGGGACCCTTCTCGCCCGCAAGGCGGATGAGCTGAAGGAGGCGGGACTCTCCAGGGTAAACATCAGCCTGGACACACTTTCCCGGGAGCGGTACAAGGAGATTACCGGGCGGGATCTCCTCCCCCAGGTACTGGCCGGAATCGATGCGGCTCTTGAATACGGGCTGACACCTGTCAAACTCAACGTGGTGATCCTCGGAGATGTCAATGACGATGAGATCGACGACTTCGTCGCCTTTGCAAAAGATCGGGATCACCTCATTCTTCAGTTCATCGAACTGATGGAGGATTTCAGGAACTGCCCGTATCACAAAGACCTTCGTCCGATGGAAGAGGAACTGTCACGGACATCGAAGACGATCATCACCCGGCGGATGCACCACCGGAAGAAATACTGTCTCGACGGTGCGGAGATTGAAATCGTGCGGCCCCAGCATAACACGGAATTCTGCGCCCATTGCAACCGCCTGAGAGTGACCTCCGATGGAAAACTCAAGCCCTGTCTTCTGAGAAATGACAATCATGTGGATATCAGGGGGAAAAACGACGAGGAAATGAAGGAACTATTCAAAGAGGCAGTTCTTCGACGAGAGCCCTTTTACTCCTGA
- a CDS encoding acetate--CoA ligase family protein: protein MNEETLLNETEGYALLQWYGIPIPRHILAATPEEAAAAAQSIGFPVVLKIVSPDIIHKSDAGGVVTGITDAEMVRQSFDGILAAADKFRPGCRITGIIVEEELPGTGIELLIGGKRDPTFGPVLTFGIGGVMVELLQDVSMRILPAREGELSSMIREIHGYPLLEGYRGRPAMDVPALEEVIGAAARLFVEEPEIHEFDINPFILYEEGGCAVDARFIRGTHAAQPHKEAHISPEVDFFSLSTIALVGASTDPTKLGYAIFRNLLSFEGTIYPVNVKGEEVLGHPIYPSLSALPQRPDAVIIAVPARHVPSVMEEAGSLGVRLAIIITAGFRETGDNGAALEREVCSIAQRHGMRFTGPNALGVMVPRLSLNATFDPKLPRHGHIAFLSQSGAIITTTVDWSLAEEVGLSMVISVGNQADLTFEDYLMIAAADDQTKAIILYVEEILDGPQFMEFAGRVSGTKPIIALKAGKSAIGSQAASSHTGSLAGSYEVYEAAFRQAGIIPAGSLREAFGVAGLLASEGYPAGNRAVIVSSAGGFAVLSSDYAEEWGIEIITLSDGLRTRLDAFMPPGWSGRNPIDMIGDAGVGRYARTFDALIRHQDEWDIAFVISVPSTSVDAGDLANEIVRFSRDTHKTVVGCLLGGESMLAGVRILRGAHIPNFGEIRDAFVAVGTAIKKNGQGQ from the coding sequence ATGAATGAGGAGACACTTCTGAACGAGACGGAAGGGTATGCACTTCTGCAATGGTACGGGATTCCCATTCCCCGCCACATACTCGCGGCAACCCCTGAAGAGGCGGCAGCGGCCGCTCAATCAATCGGCTTTCCTGTCGTCCTGAAGATCGTCTCCCCCGACATCATCCACAAGAGCGACGCAGGAGGAGTGGTGACCGGGATCACTGATGCAGAGATGGTTCGGCAGAGCTTCGACGGAATTCTCGCTGCGGCGGATAAATTCCGTCCCGGGTGCCGCATCACCGGCATCATCGTCGAGGAGGAACTCCCCGGGACCGGCATCGAACTTCTGATCGGCGGAAAACGCGACCCCACCTTCGGGCCGGTCCTCACCTTCGGGATTGGGGGAGTTATGGTGGAGCTCTTACAGGACGTTTCGATGCGGATTCTTCCTGCACGTGAGGGGGAACTATCCTCCATGATCCGGGAAATTCACGGATATCCCCTCCTTGAGGGGTACCGGGGCCGGCCTGCCATGGATGTCCCCGCTCTCGAAGAAGTCATTGGCGCGGCGGCACGCCTCTTCGTGGAGGAGCCGGAGATCCATGAATTCGACATCAATCCGTTCATCCTGTACGAAGAGGGGGGGTGCGCCGTTGACGCCCGCTTCATCCGGGGGACTCACGCAGCACAGCCACATAAGGAAGCGCACATATCACCGGAAGTCGATTTTTTCTCTCTTTCCACCATCGCCCTGGTGGGAGCCTCCACCGACCCCACAAAACTCGGCTACGCGATATTTCGCAACCTCCTGAGCTTCGAGGGGACCATCTATCCGGTCAACGTGAAAGGGGAGGAGGTGCTGGGTCATCCCATCTACCCCTCGCTCTCCGCACTCCCCCAGCGGCCCGATGCGGTTATCATCGCAGTGCCGGCCCGCCATGTCCCGTCCGTGATGGAAGAGGCAGGATCCCTCGGGGTGCGCCTTGCGATCATCATCACCGCAGGATTCCGGGAGACGGGGGACAACGGTGCTGCACTGGAACGGGAGGTATGTTCCATCGCACAGCGTCACGGCATGCGATTCACCGGGCCAAATGCCCTTGGGGTGATGGTTCCCCGGCTCAGCCTGAACGCGACCTTCGACCCGAAGCTCCCTCGTCACGGCCACATCGCATTCCTCTCGCAGAGCGGGGCCATCATCACCACCACCGTCGACTGGAGCCTTGCGGAGGAAGTCGGCCTCTCCATGGTCATCTCCGTCGGCAACCAGGCGGACCTCACGTTCGAGGATTACCTGATGATCGCCGCTGCAGATGACCAGACAAAGGCGATCATCCTTTATGTGGAGGAGATTCTGGACGGCCCCCAGTTCATGGAATTTGCCGGCAGAGTTTCGGGAACAAAGCCCATCATTGCCCTGAAAGCCGGAAAATCGGCGATCGGCAGTCAGGCGGCATCGTCGCACACCGGATCCCTTGCAGGAAGCTATGAAGTCTATGAAGCTGCCTTCCGGCAGGCAGGGATCATCCCTGCGGGTTCCCTCAGGGAGGCCTTCGGGGTGGCAGGGCTCCTCGCCTCCGAAGGATACCCAGCCGGCAACCGCGCGGTCATCGTCTCGAGTGCGGGAGGATTTGCCGTTCTCTCCTCCGATTATGCGGAGGAGTGGGGCATTGAGATCATCACGCTTTCGGATGGACTTCGCACGCGCCTTGACGCTTTCATGCCGCCGGGGTGGAGCGGGAGAAACCCGATCGACATGATCGGCGATGCAGGCGTCGGACGGTATGCCAGAACCTTCGATGCGCTCATCCGCCACCAGGACGAATGGGACATCGCCTTCGTGATTTCGGTGCCGAGCACCTCGGTCGATGCGGGCGATTTGGCAAACGAGATCGTGCGCTTCTCCCGGGACACCCACAAGACCGTCGTCGGCTGCCTGCTGGGAGGAGAGAGCATGCTTGCAGGGGTCCGGATCCTCAGGGGGGCCCATATCCCCAACTTCGGCGAGATCAGGGATGCATTCGTCGCAGTGGGAACGGCAATAAAGAAAAATGGACAGGGACAATGA
- a CDS encoding DNA polymerase sliding clamp, whose product MLKATIDTDTFRETIDVIAAMVTECRLNISEQGIRTRAVDTANVAMISLELDEGAFSSFIATASELGIDITRMKNIVGMMGKGDVLSLDLPDDGHKMEMVFSGYKYSLTLLDVNTIRKEPNMPSIELPAKIKISGAALNDAIKAASVVSDKIALGVDPTANSFYMEAEGDTDHIRLELGKDELIDLIPAEARSLFSLDYLKDMGKVMGRADEVEVQIGIDHPVKFRFGIADDNGRVEFLLAPRIEAD is encoded by the coding sequence ATGTTAAAGGCAACAATTGATACCGACACATTTCGGGAGACCATTGATGTTATTGCGGCAATGGTGACCGAATGCAGACTGAATATCAGTGAACAGGGAATCCGCACCCGTGCGGTCGATACGGCAAACGTTGCGATGATCTCGCTCGAGCTCGACGAGGGCGCTTTCTCATCGTTCATTGCAACGGCCAGCGAACTGGGGATAGACATCACCAGAATGAAGAACATCGTCGGCATGATGGGAAAAGGGGATGTACTCTCACTTGACCTCCCTGATGACGGTCATAAGATGGAGATGGTATTCTCCGGTTACAAGTATTCGCTCACCCTTCTTGACGTCAACACCATTCGCAAAGAGCCGAATATGCCGTCAATAGAACTTCCGGCAAAGATCAAAATATCCGGTGCCGCGCTGAATGATGCAATTAAAGCTGCATCCGTGGTTTCTGATAAAATTGCACTCGGGGTGGATCCCACGGCCAACTCATTCTATATGGAAGCGGAGGGTGACACCGATCACATCCGGCTAGAGCTCGGTAAGGATGAACTCATCGACCTGATTCCTGCAGAAGCGCGATCCCTATTCTCCCTGGATTATCTCAAGGACATGGGCAAGGTCATGGGACGTGCTGATGAAGTTGAAGTCCAGATCGGCATCGACCATCCGGTCAAGTTCAGGTTTGGGATTGCTGATGACAATGGCCGTGTCGAATTCCTCCTTGCGCCCCGCATCGAGGCGGACTGA
- a CDS encoding metallophosphoesterase, producing MAPTIYTLHLRFPTAAWKTADRCREFASAFGLGCRESLEEIPLPFTIRDDREDEARFRDALAEIFASAGPLRGILKGWGLRRTLLKRHVAIELLQSGELANCIERILALQETSPVPPPVHLSADICELRPSGGYYTLAESLGLPLTTIDRIFRTFLRPAAKTTGHARPLLLPVEITMIRVCRNGQTWKLYDLALGRWMEPKEEGAAEYLADSCRHLRKARRYETALQPFGTPEETDEDGAALVADLHLGHTGVIDYYSRPFPSGATNEMDEVLIGNWNASIGPAQHIYHLGDLTYKADTGANLAYQKRLNGRITWIRGNHDICLPGSEDQAIISYDDTRFLLIHNPKHVPEGWDGWVVHGHTHNNRLAEYPFFSGERKTINVSVEVTGYHPVPLSEIAALIRQYEAGTITGDLLLRDDG from the coding sequence GTGGCACCCACGATATATACGCTACATCTCCGGTTTCCCACCGCCGCATGGAAGACTGCCGACCGGTGCAGGGAGTTTGCATCGGCCTTCGGATTGGGATGCAGAGAGAGTCTGGAGGAGATTCCTCTCCCGTTCACAATCAGGGATGATAGGGAGGATGAAGCCCGTTTCAGGGATGCATTGGCAGAAATATTCGCATCTGCGGGGCCGCTCCGGGGCATCCTGAAGGGGTGGGGTCTGCGCAGGACACTCCTGAAACGGCATGTCGCCATCGAACTGCTGCAGAGCGGTGAACTTGCCAATTGCATCGAAAGAATACTCGCCCTCCAGGAGACCTCCCCTGTACCACCCCCCGTGCACCTGTCGGCGGACATCTGTGAACTTCGCCCGTCAGGCGGATATTATACCCTTGCAGAGAGTCTGGGACTCCCCCTTACCACGATCGACAGGATTTTCAGAACATTCCTCCGGCCCGCAGCAAAAACCACAGGGCATGCACGCCCGCTCCTTTTACCGGTGGAGATCACCATGATTCGGGTGTGCAGGAACGGACAGACGTGGAAACTCTACGACCTGGCACTGGGCAGATGGATGGAACCAAAGGAGGAAGGGGCTGCAGAATATCTGGCAGACTCTTGCAGACATCTGCGGAAGGCACGGCGATACGAGACGGCTCTGCAGCCCTTCGGGACGCCGGAAGAGACGGATGAAGATGGGGCCGCCCTTGTTGCCGACCTGCATCTTGGGCATACGGGGGTTATTGACTACTACTCCCGGCCATTCCCGTCCGGCGCAACCAATGAGATGGATGAGGTGCTGATTGGCAACTGGAACGCATCCATCGGTCCTGCGCAGCATATCTACCACCTCGGCGATCTGACCTATAAGGCGGATACAGGGGCAAACCTCGCCTACCAAAAGAGATTGAACGGGAGGATTACGTGGATACGCGGCAACCATGACATCTGTCTCCCGGGCTCGGAGGATCAGGCGATTATCAGTTACGACGACACCCGGTTCCTGCTCATCCACAACCCGAAGCACGTCCCCGAGGGGTGGGACGGATGGGTCGTTCACGGCCATACCCACAACAACCGCCTCGCCGAGTATCCGTTCTTTTCGGGAGAGAGAAAGACCATCAACGTGAGTGTGGAGGTCACGGGGTACCACCCGGTCCCCCTCTCAGAGATCGCAGCTCTTATACGCCAATACGAGGCGGGCACCATTACCGGCGACCTCCTCCTCCGGGACGATGGCTGA
- a CDS encoding ABC-ATPase domain-containing protein, producing MQSEGDLRSILSRIDGRGYGAYKDIRGVYRGAEYTLCIDHVQGDPFAAPSRVRVMISPETAGFPAAFFRGASRTIALADYLTRRFADACVGRSGHGKGSGKSGIIAIDAPGQEVLDRTSVIIRDGRVEARFVVGLPAFGRRIAGRVAEDIFFREIPAIVKRSLFFSAHDPEDICLHCDVCEDADALRSQLSGRGLVAFVADGAILPRRSGIDDRRMDDGKVVSFSSPPSMRVTLETPNRGRISGMGIRRGVTLIVGGGYHGKSTLLNAMERGVYNHVPGDGREYVVTDADAVKIRSEDGRRIEGVDISAFIGILPLGRTTTAFRTEDASGSTSQAANIIEAMESGARVLLIDEDTSATNFMIRDHRMQEMVVKEKEPITPFIDKVGQLYREYGISTILVIGGSGDYFDVADTVVCMDEYVPEERTQEARSIADRHRNGRRPEGGLSFGRPGRRYPDGGSISPRKGRREVKIAVRDRSAIEFGVYSIDLSSAEQLVSSSQTRAVGAALWYAVRYMDGEHTVCEVVRAVMDDIAAGGLDSLSPGSPGNMALFRPHELAMAMNRLRTLKVHTGHPSGRGDWR from the coding sequence ATGCAGTCAGAAGGCGATCTCCGCTCCATCCTGAGCCGTATTGACGGTAGAGGATATGGGGCCTACAAGGACATCAGGGGAGTATACCGGGGTGCGGAATATACACTGTGTATCGACCATGTGCAGGGGGACCCGTTTGCCGCTCCTTCACGCGTCCGGGTGATGATATCGCCGGAGACGGCGGGGTTCCCCGCGGCATTCTTCAGGGGCGCCAGCCGGACCATCGCCCTTGCCGATTATCTCACGCGGCGGTTCGCCGATGCCTGCGTCGGCCGGTCCGGACATGGAAAGGGGAGCGGGAAGAGCGGCATCATCGCGATTGATGCGCCGGGTCAGGAGGTGCTGGACCGGACCTCCGTCATCATCCGTGACGGAAGAGTCGAGGCACGATTCGTCGTGGGTCTTCCCGCATTCGGGAGACGGATCGCCGGGCGGGTGGCGGAGGATATTTTCTTCCGCGAGATTCCAGCCATCGTGAAACGTTCGCTATTCTTCAGTGCTCATGATCCCGAGGATATCTGCCTCCATTGCGATGTCTGCGAGGATGCAGACGCCCTCAGGTCGCAGCTCAGTGGCCGGGGGCTGGTCGCGTTCGTCGCCGACGGTGCCATCCTCCCCCGGAGAAGCGGCATCGACGACCGCCGGATGGATGATGGCAAGGTCGTTTCATTCTCCTCCCCGCCCTCAATGCGGGTCACCCTTGAGACTCCGAACCGGGGCAGGATATCCGGCATGGGCATTCGGAGGGGGGTTACCCTGATCGTAGGCGGAGGGTATCACGGCAAATCCACGCTCCTGAACGCCATGGAACGGGGAGTCTACAACCATGTCCCCGGAGACGGCCGTGAATACGTGGTGACCGACGCCGATGCAGTGAAGATCCGGTCGGAGGACGGCCGCCGTATCGAGGGGGTGGACATCTCCGCCTTCATCGGGATACTTCCGCTGGGCCGGACGACGACCGCCTTCAGGACGGAGGATGCCTCAGGGAGCACCTCGCAGGCTGCAAATATCATAGAAGCCATGGAAAGCGGCGCTCGCGTGCTTCTCATTGACGAGGATACCTCGGCGACGAACTTCATGATCCGTGATCACAGAATGCAGGAGATGGTGGTAAAGGAGAAGGAGCCGATCACGCCGTTCATTGATAAGGTGGGCCAGCTCTATCGCGAGTATGGGATATCGACGATCCTTGTCATAGGGGGTTCGGGAGACTACTTTGATGTTGCGGATACGGTCGTCTGCATGGATGAGTATGTTCCGGAGGAGAGGACGCAGGAGGCCCGGTCCATTGCGGACAGGCACCGGAATGGGCGTCGGCCGGAAGGCGGGCTATCGTTCGGGCGACCGGGTCGGAGGTATCCCGACGGCGGGAGTATCTCTCCCCGCAAGGGGAGGCGGGAGGTGAAGATCGCGGTTCGTGACCGTTCAGCTATTGAGTTCGGCGTCTATTCCATCGATCTAAGCTCTGCCGAACAGCTTGTCTCCTCCAGTCAGACCCGGGCCGTCGGCGCCGCCCTCTGGTATGCGGTGCGCTATATGGACGGCGAACATACGGTCTGCGAGGTTGTCCGTGCGGTGATGGATGACATCGCTGCAGGAGGCCTGGACTCCCTCTCCCCCGGTTCTCCCGGCAACATGGCGCTCTTCCGGCCGCACGAACTGGCGATGGCCATGAACCGCCTGCGCACCCTGAAGGTCCACACCGGCCACCCGTCCGGAAGGGGGGATTGGCGGTGA
- a CDS encoding ABC transporter permease encodes MYEIVEGFLTAIHLIVTFDPDVYEVAFRSIYITLSATLIASIISIPIALFLAFRTFPGKRTIINLVHTLYALPTVLIGLVVFLMLSRQGPFGFLGLLFSPTAMIIGQTILVIPIIIGLTYSALVAMDPVIKDTIISLGANYFQFMASILKEIRFVVYATVAMAFGRAISEVGAAIIIGGNIRGYTRVLTTSIALETSMGNIEFSMALGIILLFIALVVNFVMTSIRREAD; translated from the coding sequence GTGTACGAGATTGTAGAGGGGTTTCTGACGGCAATTCACCTGATCGTCACATTCGACCCCGATGTGTATGAGGTGGCATTTCGAAGCATCTACATTACCCTGTCCGCGACCCTCATCGCATCGATCATATCAATTCCGATTGCGCTGTTTTTGGCATTCCGGACCTTTCCCGGGAAGCGAACGATCATTAACCTGGTACATACGCTCTATGCCCTCCCCACCGTGCTCATTGGTCTGGTGGTCTTTCTCATGTTATCACGGCAGGGGCCGTTCGGGTTCTTAGGCCTCCTCTTCTCACCGACTGCCATGATCATCGGACAGACGATTCTTGTTATCCCCATCATCATCGGCCTCACCTATTCTGCTCTGGTCGCGATGGACCCCGTGATCAAGGATACCATCATCTCACTCGGGGCGAACTATTTTCAGTTCATGGCCTCGATTCTCAAGGAGATCCGGTTCGTCGTCTATGCGACCGTCGCCATGGCATTCGGCAGGGCAATCTCGGAAGTCGGCGCTGCAATCATCATAGGTGGCAACATCAGGGGATATACGCGGGTTCTGACCACGTCCATCGCACTGGAGACGTCGATGGGAAATATTGAATTCTCTATGGCCCTCGGCATCATCCTGCTCTTTATCGCATTGGTAGTCAACTTCGTCATGACCTCGATCCGCAGGGAGGCTGACTGA
- a CDS encoding ABC transporter ATP-binding protein, which yields MLRIEGLRKSFGEKEVIRGLDAEVRKGEIFVIIGPSGQGKSTILRLIDLLDIPTAGRILLEGTDITTLSDREQQQVRRRIGMVFQDPAIFRGSVYENVAYGLRFRDLSKEEVHRRVTQALHDMRLDGYGEQDARTLSGGEKHRVAFARTIVTQPDIILMDEPTSDLDPVTTGILEELIFSIRDTYNATIVLSTHDMFQGQRLGDRIAVMMGGTFIQIGTPKDVFTSPNNRDVAYFIGFENIFDGEITRSEDGVATIIAGTAEILAVTDRPIGSKISWCLRTEDIRLHMSEEHIARSPLANHLDGVVKSIEMVGPQNHVTIDCGIDIVLVVSWRFAARVDLQPGMNVRVAFNAGSVHVMDG from the coding sequence ATGCTCAGGATTGAGGGACTTCGCAAGTCCTTTGGTGAAAAAGAAGTCATACGTGGCCTTGATGCCGAGGTTCGCAAAGGTGAGATATTCGTGATCATCGGCCCGTCGGGTCAGGGGAAATCGACCATCCTCCGGCTCATCGATCTTCTCGACATCCCCACAGCAGGGAGGATACTGCTGGAGGGGACGGATATTACGACGCTTTCCGACAGGGAACAGCAGCAGGTGCGCCGCAGGATCGGCATGGTGTTCCAGGATCCGGCTATCTTCCGGGGATCGGTCTACGAAAATGTTGCCTATGGTCTTCGGTTCCGGGACCTCTCAAAAGAGGAGGTCCACCGCCGGGTGACGCAGGCCCTCCATGATATGCGGCTTGATGGCTATGGGGAGCAGGATGCCCGCACGCTCTCCGGGGGGGAAAAGCACAGGGTCGCCTTTGCCCGGACCATCGTGACGCAGCCGGACATCATCCTGATGGACGAGCCGACCTCCGATCTCGACCCGGTAACAACAGGAATCCTGGAAGAGCTGATCTTTTCCATCCGCGATACCTATAATGCGACCATCGTCCTCTCCACCCATGACATGTTCCAGGGGCAACGGCTCGGCGACCGTATTGCAGTGATGATGGGGGGGACCTTCATCCAGATCGGCACCCCGAAAGATGTCTTTACGTCGCCGAACAACCGGGATGTCGCCTACTTTATCGGCTTCGAGAACATCTTCGACGGCGAGATAACACGGAGTGAGGATGGAGTGGCAACGATCATCGCGGGAACGGCTGAGATCCTTGCCGTCACCGACCGCCCGATCGGGAGTAAAATTTCCTGGTGCCTACGAACCGAGGATATCCGCCTGCATATGTCGGAAGAACATATTGCCCGCTCTCCCCTTGCCAACCATCTTGATGGGGTGGTGAAGTCCATCGAAATGGTGGGGCCCCAGAACCATGTCACCATTGATTGCGGAATCGATATTGTCCTGGTGGTGTCCTGGCGGTTCGCCGCACGGGTCGACCTACAACCGGGGATGAATGTCCGGGTCGCCTTCAATGCCGGATCCGTGCATGTGATGGACGGATGA
- a CDS encoding YigZ family protein: MNELSAIRYEVKKSRFYAYLYEIKGPEDMADITADVRRKYRNADHICSAVRFIDGQGALREEWKNDGEVGRPGMALLEILRSKECDRHMLVIARVFGGIKLGPGNVTRAFRAAGNGVFEEFQNGF; this comes from the coding sequence GTGAACGAACTCTCTGCAATACGGTACGAGGTGAAAAAATCACGTTTTTACGCGTATCTCTATGAGATCAAGGGGCCGGAGGATATGGCGGACATAACTGCAGATGTCAGGAGGAAGTACCGGAATGCAGACCATATCTGTTCTGCCGTGCGTTTCATTGACGGGCAGGGGGCGCTCCGGGAGGAGTGGAAGAACGACGGCGAGGTGGGGCGGCCGGGTATGGCCCTCCTTGAGATTCTGCGCTCAAAGGAATGTGACCGCCACATGCTGGTGATCGCACGTGTCTTCGGTGGAATAAAACTCGGGCCCGGAAACGTAACCCGTGCATTCCGGGCTGCCGGGAATGGGGTGTTTGAGGAGTTCCAGAACGGTTTTTAA